In Streptomyces durocortorensis, a genomic segment contains:
- a CDS encoding PaeR7I family type II restriction endonuclease, whose translation MTVTRQDFEDAIAAYWDAKNNQHELSAIKDAVGAGTAGSVRGGRHFDHIVALLAKFFLDAGYAAEDIRVSKQQGLELPGYYRPQKQWDLVVTRGNTLVAAFELKALGGPSFGNNYNNRVEEALGSAVDLRRAALADAFPGEKPWLGYFFIMEDHPKSRSPVSVRKGPFPVERIWLGKSYQDRFAIFCERLMDEGLYDSVCYITSSKEEARPTEPVTSLDWRHFSAAINARIRYLEDLGLPGPGQGNLPM comes from the coding sequence TTGACGGTTACCCGCCAAGACTTCGAGGACGCCATAGCTGCGTACTGGGACGCCAAGAATAATCAGCACGAGCTCTCCGCCATCAAGGACGCCGTGGGGGCGGGAACGGCTGGCTCAGTGCGAGGAGGAAGGCATTTCGACCACATTGTTGCGTTGCTCGCCAAGTTCTTCCTCGATGCTGGTTACGCAGCGGAAGACATTCGCGTAAGTAAGCAGCAGGGACTGGAGCTTCCTGGGTACTACCGGCCCCAAAAGCAGTGGGATCTCGTGGTGACTCGCGGCAACACCCTGGTTGCCGCCTTCGAACTCAAGGCCCTGGGCGGGCCTTCGTTCGGAAACAACTACAACAACCGGGTCGAGGAAGCACTAGGCAGCGCAGTGGACCTGCGCCGCGCCGCCCTCGCTGACGCTTTCCCCGGCGAGAAGCCGTGGCTCGGGTATTTTTTCATAATGGAAGATCACCCCAAGTCTCGCAGCCCAGTATCGGTCCGGAAAGGCCCATTTCCGGTCGAGCGGATCTGGCTGGGGAAGTCCTATCAAGACAGGTTCGCCATTTTCTGCGAGCGCCTTATGGACGAGGGGCTTTACGACTCTGTCTGCTATATCACGTCATCGAAGGAGGAAGCGAGGCCAACCGAGCCCGTCACAAGCCTGGACTGGCGCCACTTCTCTGCAGCAATCAACGCTCGCATCAGGTACCTGGAGGACCTGGGACTCCCTGGCCCTGGTCAAGGAAATCTGCCGATGTAA